A segment of the Sanyastnella coralliicola genome:
TGCGTGACTTGAATTGTTCTTTTTGAAATACCTCTTGGATCTTAAGCATCGCCAACTTGATGATGTCGGCTGCAGACCCTTGGATTGGGGCGTTGATCGCGTTTCGTTCGGCGAAACCGCGAACGACTGCGTTCTTGGAGTTGATGTCTTTCAAGTAACGACGTCGACCGAGGATGGTCTCTACGTAGCCGTTCTTGCGGGCAAATTCGATGTTCTCCGTTTGGTATTCACGAAGGCGAGCGAATTGGGTGTAGTAATTCTCAATGATTTCTTTTGCTTCCCCGCGCTTGATGCCGAGGTTTTGAGCGAGTCCGAAGGCTCCCTGACCATAGATGATACCGAAGTTTACTGCCTTGGCCTTACTTCGCATCTCGCGGTCAACATTTTCTAGGCTAACGCCGAATACTTTGGCTGCCGTCGCTGCGTGGATGTCTTGACCTTCCTGGAAAGCTTTGATCATTCCTTCATCACCACTTAGCGCAGCAATGATTCGAAGTTCCACTTGGCTGTAATCGGCAGCGAGCAGAATGTGGTGCTCATCGCGAGGGATGAATGCCTTTCGGATGTAACGACCGCGCTCAGTACGAATCGGAATATTCTGGAGGTTCGGATTGTTTGAGCTCAATCGTCCGGTAGCAGCCACGGTTTGCATGTAGTGCGTGTGTACTCTGCCCGTATTTGGATTGACCAGCTCCGGAAGCGGATCAACGTAAGTCGATTTCAACTTGCGCGCTTGACGGTAGTCCAAGATCTTCTCCATGATTGGATGATCTGCCTTGAACTTGGTCAAGATGTCTTCACTCGTTGAATATTGACCTGACTTTGTCTTTCGAACGTTCTTTCCAATGCCAAGCTTTTCAAAGAGGATTGGACCCAGCTGCTTTGGAGAGTCTACGTTGAAGGTTTCTCCTGCGAGCTCATGGATTTCTTTTTCTAAGCCCTCAATTTCACCTGCGAGCTGCTGTGAGTAGTCTTTTAATGTTTGGACATCCAAATTCACCCCTTCCATTTCCATGTCGGCGAGCACTTTCAAGAGTGGGACCTCCACATCCTCAAACAACGACTTGAGGTGTACTTGCTCTACTTCTTCTTGGAATTTCTCCTTGAGTTGGAGCGTGATGTCTGCATCTTCACAGGCATAGTCTGTAATCTGCTCTGGAGAGAGATCGCCCATGTTACCTTGGTTCTTGCCTTTCTTACCAATCAGGGTCTCGATGGAAACCGGCTTGTAGTTCAAGTAAGTTTCAGCAAGGAAATCCATTCCGTGTTTCATGTCGGCATTCATTAAGTAATGCGCGATCATGGTGTCCCACAACTTATTCTTAATCTCGATGCCGTACTTGTGCATCACCTTGTAGTCGTACTTCAGGTTCTGCGCGACCATGGTCTTCGACTCATCTTCGAAGATCGGACGGAATGCTTCGATGGCTGCCTTCTTTTCGTCTTCTGTACCTACTAAGCCTACGTACCAAGCTTGACCAGGCTTTACAGAGAATGACATCCCCACGATATCTGCGAGCAGCGAATCAAGTCCTGTAGTCTCCGTATCGAAGCAAAAAGTATCCGCTTTTTTGAGGATGTCGATCAGTTCGTCGGCATCCTCCGGCATCACGAGTTTGTAGTCGTGAGTAGTAGATTCTAAGGTCTTTAGTGGAGTTGTTTCCACTTCAGGGATATCCGCTTCGGCGCTAGCCTCATCAGCACCCCCAAACAAACTAATCTGCTCACCGGCATTTGGAAGCTCTTCACCCAACACACGACGAGCGAGTGTACGGAATTCAAGTTCTTCGAATATTTTCTTGAGATGATCACGATCCATCTCACTCATCTTCATGTCTTCGTAATCGATTTCCATGTCGATATCAGTGATGATGGTAGCCAGTTGCTTCGAAAGCAGGGCCTGCTCTTTGTGATTCTCTACGTTTTCTTTTTGCTTCCCTTTAAGCTCATGGGTATTGGCCAACAGATTCTCCATGCTGCCGTATTTACCCAGCAGTTTGATCGCGGTCTTTTCACCCACACCTGGGATACCTGGGATGTTGTCTGCGCTGTCGCCCATCATTCCCAAGATGTCAATCACTTGTTCTGGACGCTCTAGACCATAGCGTTCATTGATTTCAGCGATTCCCCAAATCTCTGCTGGCTTCCCAGAACGACCAGGACGGTACATGAGGATGTTCTCTGAGATCAATTGACCCATGTCTTTATCCGAAGTCATCATGTAGGTGAGGTAACCATCTTTCTCAGCCTGCTTTGCCACCGTTCCAATGACATCATCCGCCTCGAAGCCTTCTTTCACCATGATCGGAATACCAAAACCTTTCAAAATATCCTTGATGAAAGGCACTGACAATTTGATGTCTTCCGGTGTTTCATCTCGGTTCGCTTTATACGATTCGTACTGTTCAGATCGGAAGGTTCCTCCCGGAGGATCAAAGACCACCGCGATGTGTGTCGGCTTTTCGTTATTAACGATATCCAAAACCACATTCGTGAACCCAAACATAGCGCTGGTGTTCAGTCCTTTAGAGTTGATTCGTGGGTTTCGGATAAAAGCGTAATACGCACGGAAAATCAGCGCGTAAGCGTCGAGCAAGAAGAGCTTCTTGTCAGTATCTTGGGATAACATGTAGGTCTTTGTTTGGGCTTGTGAATATAGGACTTCTTGGTGGACGGTTGACCTTGTATGGTTGACGGTTGACGGTAGACGGAAGACCGGTCAGCGTAGTCTAGTGGGTAAAGGCTAAAGAAACAGGCCTTACGCCCTACGCCTTAAGCCTTAAGCCTTAGATCGTGCTTTTTTCCAAAGCGGAACCGTACTACACGGCTCCCCAAAAAGTAGAGATTTCACCACCGGTTGAAGTTTGGCGGCTACAGCTGTGTAAGCGGAAACGGGGAGGGCTTCATCTGAGCAGCCTTTGATAACTACACGGGCATCGCGGTAGTTTTCGGCGTTCATTTCGTTGATGAAGGACTCGATGAGACGGGCCTTGAGATCCTTGGCTTCGCCTGTGAAATAAGATGCAGCAATGCCGTCAAGCTTGGTGCCGACAAGCATATAAGCCCATGTAGGAATGATGGCATCTGCTGAGCAAAATAGGGCTACGTGTTTTCCTTCGTACTGATTCCAGTCGTTGGTTTTAATCCATTCGCGGAAGTCTTTTTCGCGCAGGATCATTTCTTGAAAGAGCTGGTCTTTCAGATCAATAGAAACAATAGGAAAGGAAGGAAGGAGTTCTTCTAGATTGAGCGAGACAATGCCACTCTTTTCTACACGATTGACGATTTCGCCCGCCATAGTTTATCCTACCAGTTTGCTCGAAGCAGATTTTTCACCCACCATCTTTACTGCAGCTTCTACCATGGCTTGAGCATCGTATCCGCATTCGCGGTAAAGTTGTGGTTGTGTTCCGTGTTCGATGAATTCATCAGGCACACCTAAACGGATTACCTGAGCACCATATCCATGTTCAGCCATGAATTCAGTAACTGCAGATCCGAAGCCACCTTGAACGGTTCCGTCTTCAACAGTGATTACTTTCTTGAATTTGCCGAATACTTCATGGAGCATGATTTCATCCAAAGGCTTCACCCATCGCATATCGTAGTGCGCTGCAGAAATGCCTTTCGATTCCAATTCCGCGCTAGCGTCAATGGCCAAATTACCAATGTGACCTACCGTCAAAATCGCGAGGTCTTCACCCGTACGAATACGACGACCTTGACCCACTTTCATTGCTTTCAATGGCGTTTTCCAATCAGTCATAACACCTTTACCACGGGGGTAGCGAATGCTGAAAGGACCCATGTTTTCTTGCTGCGCCGTGTACATCATGTTTCGCAACTCCTCTTCATTCATTGGAGCCGCAACAATCATGTTTGGAATGCAGCGCATGTAAGCAAGGTCATATGCACCATGGTGAGTAGGACCATCAGCTCCTACCAACCCTCCACGGTCAAGACAGAACACCACATTAAGCTTCTGTATTGCCACATCGTGTATTACAGAATCGTACGCGCGTTGCATGAACGAAGAGTAGATATTACAGAAAGGAACCAGTCCTTGTGAAGCCATACCTGCCGAAAATGTCACGGCGTGCTGCTCAGCGATACCCACGTCAAATGCGCGGTCAGGCATCGCTTCCATCATATACTTCAAGCTACATCCAGAAGGCATCGCTGGAGTTACCCCAACAATCTTCTCATTCTTTTCGGCAAGCTCGATGATGGTGTGTCCGAATACATCTTGGTACTTCGGAGGCTCTGGATTCTTCGGTACGACTTTAATGATTTCACCTGTGTCTTTATTGAAAAGACCAGGAGCGTGCCATTTCGTCGCCGAACCTTTTTCAGCTGGTTCGTAGCCTTTTCCTTTCACAGTTACACAGTGCAACAGCTTAGGTCCAGGAATATCTTTGAGGTCACGGAGAACCTTGACCATGTATTCTACGTCGTGTCCGTCAATAGGACCGAAGTAGCGGAAATTCAATGATTCGAAGAGGTTAGACTGCTTTAGCAGTGCCCCTTTTACGGCATTCTCAACCTTCTGAGCTACGGCCTGAGCATTCGGACCGAATTTGCTCATCTTCCCTAGGAGGTTCCATACTTCATCTTTCACTTTGTTGTAAGTGTGTGAAGTAGTCACGTCCGTTAAGTACTCTTTCAAAGCACCCACGTTTGGGTCGATCGACATACAGTTATCGTTCAGGATCACGATCATGTCGGTGTCTTCAACACCTCCATGATTCAATCCTTCGAAAGCCAAGCCAGCAGTCATAGCACCATCACCAATCACGGCGATGTGCTGACGGTCATGATCTTTCTGAATGCGGTTAGCTACTGCCATACCTAGCGCTGCAGAGATACTCGTTGAAGAGTGCCCTACACCGAATGTGTCGTATTCGCTTTCTGTACGCTTTGGGAAACCAGAGATTCCTTTGTAGACGCGGTTCGTGTGGAAACGTTCACGTCGGCCAGTAAGAACTTTGTGTCCGTAAGCTTGGTGTCCTACATCCCATACAATTTGATCGTACGGCGTGTTAAATACGTAGTGCAGTGCTACGGTCATTTCAACGACTCCAAGCGATGCACCGAAGTGCCCACCTTTCTCGGAAACAACATCCACAATGTATTGACGCAGCTCGTCACAGAGTTGCGGCAATTCTTCTTCTTTAATCTTCTGTCTTAAATCGTCTGGAATGACAACTTGATCGAGAAGTGGTCCGGCTTGAAATTCGCTCATGGTTCTAGAATTGGGGACGATCATTGCGTCGCCCGTCATACCGTAGGAACAAAAGTATGGATTTTATGTTCGGCAAGCCTTTATTTCTGTTAAGTGCGGGAAGGCATCGAGGAGGGACCGCGTTGTGTTGAGAATCTGTTTTTGTGAACGGAGTGCGGAACGCGGAACGCGGTGGGGTAGTGGTATTGGAACAAACGGATGCCGGACGCCGGACGCCGGAGTGTGGACGGAATGCGGAACGCGGATCGCGGTGGGGTAGTGGTATTGGAACAAACGGATGCCGGACGCCGGACGCCGGAGTGTGGACGGAATGCGGAACGCGGATCGCGGTAGGGTAGTGGTATGGTAAGAAACGGATGCCGGACGCCGGACGCCGGAAAAGGCAACTCTTCCTCCTACGGATTCTCCCATGCTTGCAAACTCAACATTTTTTCATGCTGTATATGAAGCACTTAGCAAGTGTGTAGACACTTTTTTTCGAATTCGTGTAACCGAAGAGAAGAATAGCCGTTAAACACCCTTGTAAGTTCTCATGTAGAGATATTTAGATAGTTTAATTGTTTTCATTTATTTACCAACGAAGGCCGTCCAACGGGATGGCCTTTTTGGTTTTCTGGACTTTTCTATCTCAGATTCCTATCTCTATCTTCTTTGGCAAATGTTAAGACTCCCTTCATTCGAGTCTCTCGCAACAATTACTAGTTTGCGGTGTTAGTTATTCGCCAAACAAAAAACTCATGAAAAAGACATTATTCATAGCTGCGGCCTTGGTTGCGGCGGTTGTAGGTTCAGCCTTTATGGTGGCTGATGCCGAAATGGAATCACTGGAAATTGGTGCTGCCGCTCCGATGGTGAAATATGAAATGACCGATGTAAACGGTCAACAGCACTCATTGACCTCTCTTGCACAAGAGAACGGAGTGTTGGTAGTATTCTCATGCAATACTTGTCCGTTCGTGGTAGGACGTGACGGGAAGTCTGATGGATGGGAAGATCGTTACAACGAAGTATACGGGGTTGCTAAAGAAGCAGGCGTTGGTATGGTACTCGTAAACTCAAACGAAGCAAAGCGAGAAGGAGCTGATTCAATGGAGGAAATGGTTTCTCACGCGAAGTCTGAAGGCTACATGATGCCTTACGTTGAAGACAAGAACCACCAGTTGGCAGATGCTTTCGGTGCACGTACAACTCCACATGTATTCCTATTCAATAAGGATATGAAGTTAGTGTACAAAGGAGCTATCGACGACAACGTAGACAGCGGAAAAGAAGTAAAGGAGCACTACTTGATGGACGCTCTTGGTCAGCTTAAGGATGGCGAAGAGATCACAGTAAGCTCAACGAAGCCACTTGGATGCAGCATCAAGCGTGTAGACAAGTAAGCAGAATAATAGGATAAAGAAAAGGGCCGCAATTGCGGCCCTTTCTTATTTACAATGGAATGTTTCCGTGTTTCTTTTTCGGTAGGTGCTTCACCTTGTTTTGAAGCATGTCAAATGCTCGAATGAGCTTCTTGCGAGTCTCGTGCGGTTTGATAACCTCATCCACATAACCTCGCTCAGCTGCTCGGTAAGGGTGAGCGAACATTTCTGCGTATTCCGCGTCTTTCTCCGCAAGCTTCGCTGCTGGGTCTTCCGCGCTAGCGATTTCTTTACGGAAAATGATCTCAGCCGCACCTTTAGAACCCATAACGGCAATCTCTGCTGAAGGCCAAGCGTAGTTCATATCGGCACCAATGTGCTTCGAGTTCATTACATCGTATGCACCACCGTAGGCCTTACGCGTAATCACGGTAATACGTGGAACGGTTGCTTCACTGAATGCGTAAAGTAGTTTCGCTCCATTCGAAATAATACCATTCCATTCCTGATCAGTTCCAGGGAGGAATCCAGGTACATCTTCGAAGACCAACAATGGAATATTGAAGGCATCGCAGAATCGCACGAAGCGCGCTGCTTTGTTCGAAGCGGTGATATCAAGAACCCCAGCTAAGTACGCCGGCTGGTTCGCTACCACACCAATGCTTTTTCCTGCAAGTCGTGCAAAACCAACAACGATGTTCTCACCGTATGATTCGTGCACTTCACAGAAGCTATCTTCATCGATGACACCATTGATGACATCTTTCATATCGTATGGCTGGTTGGCACTTTCTGGAACAATCTCATCTAAGTGCATACGCGTCTCATCACCTGGCGTATAGTCGAGACTAGGCGCAGGTTCTTCACAGTTCTGTGGGACGTAACTCAACACCTCACGCAGCTTGCGCATACAAGCTACCTCGTTGTCTGAAGAGAAGTGGGTAACACCACTCTTTGTGCTATGCGTAGAGGCTCCACCAAGTTCTTCAGCGGTTACTTCCTCGTGTGTCACTGTCTTGACTACGTTAGGACCGGTCACGAACATGTACGAGCTTCCTTCAACCATGAAGATGAAGTCAGTCAGGGCAGGTGAGTACACGGCCCCACCGGCACAAGGCCCCATGATCGCGCTTAGCTGTGGAATCACCCCACTCGCCTGTACATTGCGGTAGAAGATGTCAGCATAACCACCAAGTGAAACAACGCCCTCTTGAATACGCGCTCCACCTGAATCATTCAATCCAATCACTGGGGCTCCGTTTTCCATTGCGAGATCCATGATCTTGCAAATCTTCTCCGCATGAGCTTCAGCAAGAGAACCACCCAACACCGTAAAGTCTTGACTGAAGACGTAAACTAGACGTCCGTTGATCTTACCATATCCTGTGACAACACCATCACCAAGGAACTTCTGCTTGTCTAAGCCAAAGTTGGTAGAACGGTGTGTGACGAGGGCTCCCATTTCTTCAAATGAACCTTCATCTAACAGGTATTCAATACGTTCGCGTGCGGTGAGTTTTCCTTTACTGTGCTGCGCTTCAATGCGCTTTTCGCCTCCACCCAATTTGGCTTCAGCGAGCTTCTGATCGAGTTGCTCGAATTTCATGGGACGAAGATAGGATAAACAACAAACACGAATGATAGTCGAAACTTTGAATCACTGGTTTTGGTATTCGGCGTCCGGCATCCGGCGTCCGTTTTTTTTAGGCGAAAAGTCTTGGTTACACTTTTCGCAGCCTTTCATCTTATTCCCGCAGTTCATCCAACTCCACTTCTATATACCAATTCGGATTAACCGCCTTTGATAGCAAGGCCTCTTGAAGATTTCTGATGGCCGCAAGCATCTCTTTACCGTAAATATTTCCGCGATAGCGAACTTCAGAATAGCCCGAGTATTGGTTTAATGTTGAGGAATCAAAACCATGTTCTTCGAGGAGGTCTCTGAGGTCTTGTGAGGGGATATGGCTTGGGATTTCGAATGTCACGAGGTCGTCAAAGCAAGACTCGTCGTAGTACAATTCGGCGACACGGGCGAGGCCTTTAATTTGATCGTATTCAAGCAGTTCTTCGAGGATCCATTCGTAATCAGCAGAAGCATTCACTTCAAATTGATAGTAGCCCATATAACTACCGAACTCGAAGAAGGAAAGCTGAGGGTAGGCAGCCTTGATTTCTTCAATGGCTTCAGAAGGATGGAAGCGCATGTTGGGCAAAATATTCCAATGAATGACGAAACGCTCGGTCCATTTCACGGGATAGCGCACTCCGTAGGCAGTGTGATAATCATCTCCATCTTCAAGTAGGAACAGGTATACACTTGATTGCGCTGGTAAGAAGTCATAATTGATATCATAGTATCCCGCTCCATCTTCAGTCCGAATTTCAATATGACGATCACCCTTCTTGAGGTACACGGTTAAGTTTTGTCCTTCATGAAGGTATTTCACTTGGAGACCATCAATTACGACCTCCGTGATTTTACTTAGACCAATGTTCGGAATGTGAATGCTTAGCTCTTTGATCGTAATCGTATCGGCAAGGCGTTGATTTCCCTTCCAACGTTTCCAGGTTCCATACTTGTCGCCGGTAACAGTTGATCGAAGTCCATAGCCCACGGGTTGACCATCTTCGGTTGTCTCTAATTCAAGCACACGGTGTTCCCCTCTGGGAATACGAAAAGCACGATTCCCGTCTTCGTTCACCACCTCATTCTTCGGGTCAGTGATGAAATAATCAACGCGAAGCTGGTGCACAGCTCCTTCTCCTAGAGGTAGGTTTAAGTACTGCTCTTCGTGATAGAGCCCCATAGGATTTAGCCACGCAGAATCATTGAAGGCAATGGCTTGTGTTCCTCTAGCCGGACAAACCAAATCATAACTCATGGGTTGAGGCTTCGGTTCCTTCCAGTACAGCTCTTCAGTACAAGTGTTTGCGTAAATAAAGGTGTCGAGGGCATGGAAATAACCAGCATTACCATTGGTGAATTGTACCGGCAGCACATGAACTTGGCCATCTAACCATTGCACGCAGCGGTAATCTGTCGTGAATGGTTGAGGTTTCTGTCGGGTACTTTCGTTGGTTGTGACCCAAGTTCTATCTTGGTATTGTTGGGTGGTAATGGTAATCTCTTTTTCGCTATCGCGGAATAGCGTGCGTTTCCAGAGCTTGGTGTTCTCGTCAAACCATTCATTACCTACCGTGCAGAGATCGGGAAACACCTCGTATCGGTCTTTGGCTGAATTGTAGCGCAAATGGATGTACTTCTTCCTACGCAAGCCGTCATAAACAGGCTCATCACGAACGAAAATGCGCAGATCAGGATGAATGGGATTGGGCTGTTCGAAGATGTCGAGCACCACGTAGTCATTATAGCGTGCGGCGTGGAACTTGATTTCGGCTTCGAAGTCTAGGGTTCTCATTTCACCGGTAAACCAGTTTCCGTAATCAACACCTTTGATGATGATCATTTGACCTTTGTCTTCTAACACGGAATCAACCCGTATCCTTAATGATCTGAAATCATCGTCTTTGTACTCATTCGGCAACCAAATTTCTTCAGGAGTGAATAGACTCCCATCATAGAATGCGATGTGATCTCGTTGAACCAGATAGTCTCCGGTTAAATGGTTCGAACATAAATTGATTTTACGATCCGCCTGAATGGAATGGTAAGCGATGCGTGATTCGTTGTTCCATTCGTAATCAACCCTAATCACGTAAACAGGCTTATCGAAAAAGAGATGCTTCATCTCAGAACGCGGTGGCTTCTGAAGAGGACAAATGTAATCGCCAAGTACCTCAAGGGCATCAAAATCAACCCTTGGCCAATCATGCTTAGTCCGCTCTTTTTTAGTGTTCTCAATAAAGACCATCTCCTTCCCCTCAACCAGTTGAGGCCTGCGACCAACGGAGTAATGATCTTGATGATACAAGGGTTCTCCCATAACATCCACCAGGCTAACCTTTTTCACCTTGATGTCTGCTTGCTCATTCCATCGAATGTCAACACAGTACACATCGGTGTAGTAATTGCCACAGGGTTGGGCAAAAGCCGAAAGGCCGAAGCCCAGGAGTATGCAGAGTAGGAGGTGCCTCATGGTGTTCTGTACACTTGAGGTGAAGGTACGTTCAAATGGTGGACGGTGGACAGTGGACAGTGGACGGTGGACGGAATGTGGAATGTGGAACGCGGATTGCGGATCGCGGTGATTTTGCCTTTAGGAAAACGGACGCCGGAACAGGAATGCAGATCGCGGTGGTACCAAGTGTAGCTAAACGGACGCCGGATGCCGGATGCCGGAAAAAGTAGACTGTGGACCGTTGACGGTAGACGGATTAATTTTGTCCACCGTCCACTATACCACCTTCAACCCCAAGTTAGCGACTTCTCGTTTCTCACCTCCAGGCATCAGAGCCACGATGTTGATGAAACGCACTACCTCTCCTCGTTTGGTTTTTTTGAGGAGGGCTTTCATTTCCGCCGTGAGGCGATTAGAAGTAGAAGACTTAACGATGTATCCCCCTTCGGGAGACATGACGACCATATCAAAGGCGACTACTTTGGTGTTGATGATATAGTCGAAGTTTTGCATTTCAGCTCGAATCCCGGCTGCAACCATTAAATCTGGTTTGCTGATGGTATGGTCATTCGGTTTTTTACCAGCAAATGAAGGTACAGGGTCGGGAACACTCTTCACTCGGAAGTAGTATTCATCTTGAGCTAAAGTATCGCCATTTACCACGGCACTGATAGTCAGTATTGCCTGATTACCTTCTTGAGCCAAGATGGTATAATCGCACCCCTTCCCATCAAAGAGTGCGCCTTCACATTTTACGCGTAGCTGCTCGCAGTCGTATCCGGGCATCGCGATGGAAATTGGGTTTTCGACATGACGGTAGATGAGATTCATCATCGGATTACTCACTACAGGTTTCTGTCCGCAAACTCCAATAATTAGAAAAAAGAAAATGACGGTAAAAAGAGCTCTCATGAAGGCAGTGATATTATGTGGATGGAAATGGTCATGTCGTTCAACATTCAACGTTCCCCGGTCAACTATTGACAGATTTCTTGATCATCACTTTCAACACCTCTTGATCAATGTCGGCCAATTTGTTGATGTATAAGCACCCTGCACCATGCTTGCATTTGCCGAGTTTGGAAACGAGTTCTTGCTCACTCTTAAGATCGAGCATGAGGTAGAGGGTAATCTTAGATTTACGAGGAGCAAAGCCCACTTTAAACCACTCGTATTCCTGCTTGCTTCCTTTCCGTTGGTAGGTGTACTTGCCAAAGCCAACAATGAAATTGTCGCCCCAGATTTTAGCGGGGGCACCAGAGATTTCTTCCATCATCGATCGGATGACCCGAGC
Coding sequences within it:
- the dxs gene encoding 1-deoxy-D-xylulose-5-phosphate synthase, which produces MSEFQAGPLLDQVVIPDDLRQKIKEEELPQLCDELRQYIVDVVSEKGGHFGASLGVVEMTVALHYVFNTPYDQIVWDVGHQAYGHKVLTGRRERFHTNRVYKGISGFPKRTESEYDTFGVGHSSTSISAALGMAVANRIQKDHDRQHIAVIGDGAMTAGLAFEGLNHGGVEDTDMIVILNDNCMSIDPNVGALKEYLTDVTTSHTYNKVKDEVWNLLGKMSKFGPNAQAVAQKVENAVKGALLKQSNLFESLNFRYFGPIDGHDVEYMVKVLRDLKDIPGPKLLHCVTVKGKGYEPAEKGSATKWHAPGLFNKDTGEIIKVVPKNPEPPKYQDVFGHTIIELAEKNEKIVGVTPAMPSGCSLKYMMEAMPDRAFDVGIAEQHAVTFSAGMASQGLVPFCNIYSSFMQRAYDSVIHDVAIQKLNVVFCLDRGGLVGADGPTHHGAYDLAYMRCIPNMIVAAPMNEEELRNMMYTAQQENMGPFSIRYPRGKGVMTDWKTPLKAMKVGQGRRIRTGEDLAILTVGHIGNLAIDASAELESKGISAAHYDMRWVKPLDEIMLHEVFGKFKKVITVEDGTVQGGFGSAVTEFMAEHGYGAQVIRLGVPDEFIEHGTQPQLYRECGYDAQAMVEAAVKMVGEKSASSKLVG
- a CDS encoding GldM family protein gives rise to the protein MRALFTVIFFFLIIGVCGQKPVVSNPMMNLIYRHVENPISIAMPGYDCEQLRVKCEGALFDGKGCDYTILAQEGNQAILTISAVVNGDTLAQDEYYFRVKSVPDPVPSFAGKKPNDHTISKPDLMVAAGIRAEMQNFDYIINTKVVAFDMVVMSPEGGYIVKSSTSNRLTAEMKALLKKTKRGEVVRFINIVALMPGGEKREVANLGLKVV
- a CDS encoding DUF2480 family protein, giving the protein MAGEIVNRVEKSGIVSLNLEELLPSFPIVSIDLKDQLFQEMILREKDFREWIKTNDWNQYEGKHVALFCSADAIIPTWAYMLVGTKLDGIAASYFTGEAKDLKARLIESFINEMNAENYRDARVVIKGCSDEALPVSAYTAVAAKLQPVVKSLLFGEPCSTVPLWKKARSKA
- a CDS encoding DUF1801 domain-containing protein, whose protein sequence is MSGLATQETNKNVDAFIDSIENASKQADARVIRSMMEEISGAPAKIWGDNFIVGFGKYTYQRKGSKQEYEWFKVGFAPRKSKITLYLMLDLKSEQELVSKLGKCKHGAGCLYINKLADIDQEVLKVMIKKSVNS
- a CDS encoding acyl-CoA carboxylase subunit beta, translated to MKFEQLDQKLAEAKLGGGEKRIEAQHSKGKLTARERIEYLLDEGSFEEMGALVTHRSTNFGLDKQKFLGDGVVTGYGKINGRLVYVFSQDFTVLGGSLAEAHAEKICKIMDLAMENGAPVIGLNDSGGARIQEGVVSLGGYADIFYRNVQASGVIPQLSAIMGPCAGGAVYSPALTDFIFMVEGSSYMFVTGPNVVKTVTHEEVTAEELGGASTHSTKSGVTHFSSDNEVACMRKLREVLSYVPQNCEEPAPSLDYTPGDETRMHLDEIVPESANQPYDMKDVINGVIDEDSFCEVHESYGENIVVGFARLAGKSIGVVANQPAYLAGVLDITASNKAARFVRFCDAFNIPLLVFEDVPGFLPGTDQEWNGIISNGAKLLYAFSEATVPRITVITRKAYGGAYDVMNSKHIGADMNYAWPSAEIAVMGSKGAAEIIFRKEIASAEDPAAKLAEKDAEYAEMFAHPYRAAERGYVDEVIKPHETRKKLIRAFDMLQNKVKHLPKKKHGNIPL
- a CDS encoding redoxin family protein, translated to MKKTLFIAAALVAAVVGSAFMVADAEMESLEIGAAAPMVKYEMTDVNGQQHSLTSLAQENGVLVVFSCNTCPFVVGRDGKSDGWEDRYNEVYGVAKEAGVGMVLVNSNEAKREGADSMEEMVSHAKSEGYMMPYVEDKNHQLADAFGARTTPHVFLFNKDMKLVYKGAIDDNVDSGKEVKEHYLMDALGQLKDGEEITVSSTKPLGCSIKRVDK
- the polA gene encoding DNA polymerase I is translated as MLSQDTDKKLFLLDAYALIFRAYYAFIRNPRINSKGLNTSAMFGFTNVVLDIVNNEKPTHIAVVFDPPGGTFRSEQYESYKANRDETPEDIKLSVPFIKDILKGFGIPIMVKEGFEADDVIGTVAKQAEKDGYLTYMMTSDKDMGQLISENILMYRPGRSGKPAEIWGIAEINERYGLERPEQVIDILGMMGDSADNIPGIPGVGEKTAIKLLGKYGSMENLLANTHELKGKQKENVENHKEQALLSKQLATIITDIDMEIDYEDMKMSEMDRDHLKKIFEELEFRTLARRVLGEELPNAGEQISLFGGADEASAEADIPEVETTPLKTLESTTHDYKLVMPEDADELIDILKKADTFCFDTETTGLDSLLADIVGMSFSVKPGQAWYVGLVGTEDEKKAAIEAFRPIFEDESKTMVAQNLKYDYKVMHKYGIEIKNKLWDTMIAHYLMNADMKHGMDFLAETYLNYKPVSIETLIGKKGKNQGNMGDLSPEQITDYACEDADITLQLKEKFQEEVEQVHLKSLFEDVEVPLLKVLADMEMEGVNLDVQTLKDYSQQLAGEIEGLEKEIHELAGETFNVDSPKQLGPILFEKLGIGKNVRKTKSGQYSTSEDILTKFKADHPIMEKILDYRQARKLKSTYVDPLPELVNPNTGRVHTHYMQTVAATGRLSSNNPNLQNIPIRTERGRYIRKAFIPRDEHHILLAADYSQVELRIIAALSGDEGMIKAFQEGQDIHAATAAKVFGVSLENVDREMRSKAKAVNFGIIYGQGAFGLAQNLGIKRGEAKEIIENYYTQFARLREYQTENIEFARKNGYVETILGRRRYLKDINSKNAVVRGFAERNAINAPIQGSAADIIKLAMLKIQEVFQKEQFKSRMIMQVHDELVFDAHLDELDVIKPIIVEGMQDAYKMVVPLKVDMDTGENWLQAH